The Pseudomonadota bacterium genome has a window encoding:
- a CDS encoding YeeE/YedE family protein yields MNDNLTDKIKDRKAYINPYFAGVMLGITLLLSYLILGAGLGASSGIARVGAYFELSVAPARTLASEYFGSWGQHPLKYYLVFMLAGVFFGGLISALLANRCDVKVERGAKCSPRKRLLFALAGGIIAGFASRLANGCTSGQALTGSAALITGSLLFLIFMFAGGYSIAWFVRRQWDD; encoded by the coding sequence ATGAATGATAACTTAACCGATAAAATCAAAGATCGAAAGGCCTACATAAACCCCTATTTTGCAGGGGTTATGCTCGGAATAACCCTTTTGCTGTCATACCTGATCTTAGGAGCTGGGCTTGGTGCCTCCTCAGGCATCGCACGGGTGGGGGCATATTTCGAATTATCAGTCGCCCCGGCACGAACGCTGGCCAGTGAATATTTTGGAAGCTGGGGCCAACATCCGCTTAAATACTATCTTGTCTTTATGCTGGCTGGCGTGTTTTTTGGAGGGTTGATTTCGGCATTGCTGGCTAATCGCTGCGATGTCAAAGTAGAACGCGGCGCCAAATGTTCGCCCCGAAAGCGTCTTCTTTTTGCTTTGGCCGGTGGTATCATCGCCGGCTTCGCAAGTCGTCTTGCTAACGGATGTACTTCAGGACAAGCCCTAACCGGCAGCGCTGCACTCATTACAGGAAGCTTGCTCTTTCTTATCTTTATGTTTGCAGGCGGTTACTCCATCGCATGGTTTGTAAGGAGGCAATGGGATGATTGA